The following proteins are encoded in a genomic region of Armatimonadota bacterium:
- a CDS encoding branched-chain amino acid ABC transporter permease, translating to MVAVAALAAVLAALPLVASPAVLTWVFLVSLSVALGQSWNLLAGYAGQVNLGHAAFFGVGALATRALWVSGVPVPAALAGGCLAAAAAGALVALPSLRLRGPYFAIGTLAIAEILRVVAASAWPEVSALPAPLIASYRLLPRYYLGVGLAAAVTAVAWAVGRSRLGMGLAAVREDEDVAASVGVDPFRLKLAAVVLSAACAGAAGAVFGYYHPSFYPQFVFSPVWTFDSLVITYLGGVGTVAGPVVGAAFFVVVREALALSVTEAHLVVFGLLFILVVMAVPGGLMEIARLLRRRLARRALAPSPRALDRAPGQERG from the coding sequence ATGGTCGCGGTGGCCGCGCTGGCAGCCGTCCTGGCGGCCCTTCCGCTGGTGGCGTCGCCGGCGGTCCTGACGTGGGTCTTCCTGGTGTCCCTGTCGGTGGCCCTGGGCCAGTCGTGGAATCTCCTGGCCGGATATGCCGGTCAGGTCAATCTGGGCCACGCCGCCTTCTTCGGCGTCGGGGCGCTGGCGACCCGGGCGCTGTGGGTGAGCGGCGTGCCGGTCCCGGCCGCGCTGGCCGGAGGGTGCCTGGCCGCGGCCGCCGCCGGAGCCCTAGTCGCCCTGCCGTCGCTGCGCCTGCGGGGGCCGTACTTCGCCATCGGCACGCTGGCCATCGCCGAGATCCTGCGGGTGGTGGCGGCGTCGGCCTGGCCCGAGGTCTCCGCCCTGCCGGCCCCCCTGATCGCCTCCTACCGGCTGCTGCCCCGCTACTACCTGGGGGTGGGGCTGGCGGCCGCCGTCACCGCGGTGGCGTGGGCGGTGGGGAGGTCGCGGCTGGGGATGGGACTGGCCGCAGTCCGGGAGGATGAGGACGTGGCGGCCAGCGTGGGGGTGGACCCGTTCCGCCTGAAGCTGGCCGCCGTCGTGCTCAGCGCCGCCTGCGCGGGGGCGGCCGGGGCGGTGTTCGGCTATTACCACCCCAGCTTCTACCCGCAGTTTGTGTTCAGTCCGGTGTGGACCTTCGACAGTCTGGTGATCACCTATCTGGGCGGCGTGGGCACGGTTGCCGGGCCGGTGGTGGGGGCGGCGTTCTTCGTGGTGGTGCGGGAGGCCCTGGCGCTGTCGGTGACCGAGGCCCACCTGGTGGTGTTCGGCCTGCTGTTCATCCTGGTGGTGATGGCGGTGCCAGGCGGCCTGATGGAGATCGCGCGCCTCCTGCGCCGCCGCCTGGCCCGACGCGCGCTGGCGCCATCCCCCCGGGCGCTGGACAGGGCGCCGGGGCAGGAGCGGGGATGA
- a CDS encoding carboxymuconolactone decarboxylase family protein, which translates to MSEGLPPRRMTEEELQQVRAVYADLLGMVPPRIQARTELLARVDPQGLRLQEQLRQHFMYPACLDTKTAQLMLFGILLSHLQDAAGLHARAARRAGATWEELAAVVGLAFLFRGLSAANYGAQILMEMAQAEGTLPAPGEGRMR; encoded by the coding sequence ATGTCGGAGGGCCTTCCGCCGCGCCGCATGACTGAGGAGGAACTGCAGCAGGTGCGGGCGGTCTACGCCGACCTGCTGGGGATGGTTCCGCCGCGCATCCAGGCCCGGACCGAACTGCTGGCGCGTGTGGATCCGCAGGGATTGCGGCTCCAGGAGCAGCTGCGGCAGCACTTCATGTATCCGGCCTGCCTGGACACCAAGACGGCGCAGCTGATGCTGTTCGGGATCCTGTTGTCCCACCTGCAGGACGCCGCCGGGCTGCACGCCCGGGCCGCCCGCCGGGCCGGTGCCACCTGGGAGGAGCTGGCGGCGGTGGTGGGGCTGGCGTTCTTGTTCCGGGGCCTGTCGGCGGCCAACTACGGGGCGCAGATCCTGATGGAGATGGCGCAGGCAGAAGGGACCCTGCCGGCGCCCGGGGAGGGGAGGATGCGATGA
- a CDS encoding branched-chain amino acid ABC transporter permease → MEIWLQNVTFGALIGGLYGLAAVGLALVFGVLRMLNVSHGELLMLGGYGTVWLFTLWGVDPFASVLLVGPALFAAGAVLYRALFARLARLAEESRIQMSILIGFGLALALHAAAILAWTADERAVTAGYAGMVLRLGPLVAPVTRLAGLGVACVALAALHLILQRTDLGRAIRATAEDWEAASLMGVPVGRVYRTAFALGCALAGVAGALVAVSDAVSPAIGLSWTLKALIVVVLAGLGNIFGTFIAGVLLGVAESAAAFALGGVFREVVGLAVFVAVLLVRPEGLFGRGA, encoded by the coding sequence GTGGAGATCTGGCTGCAGAATGTGACTTTCGGCGCCCTGATCGGGGGTCTGTACGGCCTGGCGGCGGTCGGGCTGGCCCTGGTCTTCGGCGTCCTGCGGATGCTCAACGTGTCCCACGGCGAGCTGCTGATGCTGGGCGGGTACGGGACGGTCTGGCTGTTCACCCTGTGGGGGGTGGACCCGTTTGCCTCCGTCCTTCTCGTGGGCCCGGCGCTCTTCGCCGCGGGAGCGGTCCTGTATCGCGCGTTGTTCGCCCGGCTGGCCCGCCTGGCGGAGGAGTCCCGGATTCAGATGTCCATCCTGATCGGCTTCGGCCTGGCCCTGGCGCTGCACGCCGCCGCCATCCTGGCGTGGACGGCGGACGAGCGGGCGGTCACCGCGGGCTACGCCGGGATGGTGCTGCGCCTGGGGCCGCTGGTCGCCCCGGTGACCCGGCTGGCGGGGCTGGGGGTGGCGTGCGTGGCGCTGGCCGCCCTCCACCTGATCCTCCAGCGAACGGATCTGGGGCGGGCCATTCGGGCGACCGCCGAGGACTGGGAGGCGGCCTCCCTGATGGGCGTGCCCGTGGGGCGCGTCTACCGCACCGCGTTTGCCCTGGGCTGCGCTCTGGCCGGCGTGGCGGGGGCGCTGGTGGCCGTCTCGGATGCCGTCAGCCCCGCCATCGGCCTGAGCTGGACCCTGAAGGCCCTCATCGTGGTGGTCCTCGCCGGTCTGGGCAACATCTTCGGAACATTCATCGCGGGCGTGCTGCTGGGCGTGGCCGAGTCGGCGGCGGCGTTTGCCCTGGGGGGCGTCTTCCGGGAGGTGGTGGGGCTGGCGGTGTTCGTGGCCGTGCTGCTGGTGCGTCCCGAGGGGCTGTTCGGGCGGGGTGCGTGA
- a CDS encoding ABC transporter ATP-binding protein: MLDVRALEAARGGQQVLWGVSWHVREGEVVGVVGPNGAGKSTTLLTVAGLLRPLGGEVWMAGERVDGLSPAAVVERGLALVPEGRRLFSRMSVLDNLLLGGYTARARARRRQTLEEVFALFPVLSARRSQLAGTLSGGEQQMLAFGRALMSQPRILLLDEPTLGLAPVIAGVVFETVRRIARTGVAVVVAEQSLVPTLRHVDRGYVMARGRVLAEGDSADLLSRDEVRRTYVGR, encoded by the coding sequence GTGCTGGACGTCCGTGCGCTGGAGGCGGCCCGGGGCGGCCAGCAGGTCCTGTGGGGCGTGAGCTGGCACGTCCGCGAGGGGGAAGTCGTCGGTGTGGTCGGTCCTAACGGCGCCGGCAAGAGCACCACCCTGCTGACGGTGGCCGGACTGCTGCGGCCGCTGGGCGGGGAGGTATGGATGGCCGGCGAGCGGGTGGACGGCCTGTCCCCCGCGGCGGTGGTCGAGCGAGGTCTCGCGCTGGTGCCCGAGGGACGTCGCCTGTTCTCACGCATGTCGGTCCTGGACAACCTGTTGCTGGGCGGGTACACGGCCCGGGCGCGGGCGAGGCGGCGGCAGACTCTGGAGGAGGTCTTCGCCCTGTTTCCCGTCCTGTCGGCCAGGCGGTCTCAGCTGGCGGGGACGCTGTCGGGCGGAGAGCAGCAGATGCTGGCGTTCGGCCGGGCGCTGATGAGCCAGCCCCGCATTCTGCTGCTGGACGAGCCGACGCTGGGGCTGGCTCCCGTGATCGCCGGCGTGGTCTTTGAGACCGTCCGCCGGATCGCCCGCACCGGGGTGGCGGTGGTGGTGGCCGAGCAGAGCCTGGTGCCGACGCTGCGCCATGTGGACCGGGGCTACGTGATGGCCCGCGGGCGCGTCCTGGCCGAGGGCGACTCCGCGGACCTGCTGTCGCGGGACGAGGTCCGGCGCACCTACGTGGGGCGGTAG